A window of Festucalex cinctus isolate MCC-2025b chromosome 6, RoL_Fcin_1.0, whole genome shotgun sequence contains these coding sequences:
- the slc43a3a gene encoding solute carrier family 43 member 3a isoform X1 — MLLHRLTLVSGMLECLCFAGVVFGYASLVFVLKKDGYFSQLCDSDLDRNDTTTVQDCSSQDEQFSLVFTIASFLNNFINLFSGFLFDRFGTMITRLLAICLYTTGTLLVTISNATLSILLYPALSCIAVGGILFLMTNMQVGNLFAAHRSTIITIYVGAFDSSAAVFLIIKVLHEQGISLHTSFLVMSLCSIIHVVRTLILMPRTRIPYPIPQYYTYGLKCAKSNPDNVEQTIGDEAPPVSSKQNYRMNSSEDETQLNRPAEVPSFKSCVLSWFFMCHLLWLSIMQLRHYLFISTLNPMLVRLAENDASLVSHYTNAFAMTQLCAVLCAPWNGLILDRHKGKPLAPGETEQDADLRSSMLSLFLTALQCLLFSLCVSIPSLPLQYFTFVLQVINRSFIYGGNAAFINIAFPACHFGKLYGLIMSTSAVISLLQYPCFALVKGPLGGDPFYVDVALTLTTLLVFIHPLYVFIHCRKSAHLRKNRQTVTFDAKLPDEST; from the exons ATGCTGCTCCACAGGCTGACTTTGGTGTCTGGGATGCTTGAGTGTCTTTGTTTCGCTGGTGTCGTGTTTGGCTATGCCTCCCTGGTGTTTGTGTTGAAGAAGGATGGCTACTTCAGTCAGCTGTGTGACAGTGATCTAGACAGAAATGATACAACCACTGTTCAAG ACTGCAGTAGTCAGGATGAGCAGTTTTCTCTGGTCTTCACCATTGCATCTTTCCTCAACAACTTCATCAATCTGTTTTCCGGCTTCCTCTTTGATCGCTTTGGCACAATGATAACAAGACTGCTGGCAAT ATGTCTTTACACTACTGGAACCCTGCTTGTGACCATTTCGAATGCAA CACTTTCAATCCTACTTTACCCGGCACTGTCCTGCATTGCTGTGGGGGGGATTCTGTTCCTTATGACCAACATGCAG GTGGGCAACCTGTTTGCAGCTCATCGCTCCACCATCATCACTATCTACGTTGGTGCCTTTGACTCTTCCGCAGCGGTGTTTCTCATCATTAAG GTTCTACATGAACAAGGCATCTCATTGCACACCTCTTTCCTCGTTATGTCCTTGTGCTCCATAATACATGTTGTGCGGACGCTCATTCTGATGCCCAGGACACGGATCCCTTACCCCATCCCACAATACTACACCTATGG ATTGAAATGCGCAAAAAGCAACCCCGACAACGTGGAACAGACGATAGGTGATGAAGCCCCGCCAGTTTCAAGCAAGCAAAATTACAGGATGAACTCATCCGAGGATGAGACACAACTCAATAGGCCTGCAGAAG TGCCAAGTTTCAAGAGCTGCGTGCTGTCCTGGTTCTTCATGTGCCACTTGTTATGGTTGTCCATCATGCAACTGAGGCATTACCTCTTCATCAGCACCCTCAATCCCATGCTCGTCcgcctggcagaaaatgacGCCAGCCTGG TGAGTCACTACACCAATGCCTTTGCCATGACACAGTTGTGTGCTGTGTTGTGTGCACCCTGGAATGGACTCATACTGGACAGACACAAGGGAAAGCCACTTGCTCCTG GAGAAACAGAGCAGGATGCAGACCTGCGCTCATCCATGCTGTCACTGTTCCTGACCGCCCTGCAGTGCCTTCTCttttccttgtgtgtctccaTTCCCTCCCTGCCTTTGCAGTACTTCACCTTTGTTCTCCAAGTCATTAATCGCTCCTTCATCTACGGGGGAAATGCAGCCTTCATTAACATTGC TTTTCCAGCTTGTCACTTTGGGAAGCTGTATGGCCTTATTATGTCTACGTCGGCGGTAATATCACTACTTCAGTACCCCTGCTTTGCGTTGGTAAAAGGACCTCTTGGTGGAGATCCTTTTTAT GTGGACGTTGCCCTCACTCTGACCACTCTGCTGGTGTTCATCCATCCTTTGTATGTCTTTATTCACTGTAGGAAATCAGCCCATCTCAGGAAGAACAGACAAACTGTCACATTTGATGCCAAATTGCCTGATGAGTCAACATAA
- the slc43a3a gene encoding solute carrier family 43 member 3a isoform X2, whose amino-acid sequence MITRLLAICLYTTGTLLVTISNATLSILLYPALSCIAVGGILFLMTNMQVGNLFAAHRSTIITIYVGAFDSSAAVFLIIKVLHEQGISLHTSFLVMSLCSIIHVVRTLILMPRTRIPYPIPQYYTYGLKCAKSNPDNVEQTIGDEAPPVSSKQNYRMNSSEDETQLNRPAEVPSFKSCVLSWFFMCHLLWLSIMQLRHYLFISTLNPMLVRLAENDASLVSHYTNAFAMTQLCAVLCAPWNGLILDRHKGKPLAPGETEQDADLRSSMLSLFLTALQCLLFSLCVSIPSLPLQYFTFVLQVINRSFIYGGNAAFINIAFPACHFGKLYGLIMSTSAVISLLQYPCFALVKGPLGGDPFYVDVALTLTTLLVFIHPLYVFIHCRKSAHLRKNRQTVTFDAKLPDEST is encoded by the exons ATGATAACAAGACTGCTGGCAAT ATGTCTTTACACTACTGGAACCCTGCTTGTGACCATTTCGAATGCAA CACTTTCAATCCTACTTTACCCGGCACTGTCCTGCATTGCTGTGGGGGGGATTCTGTTCCTTATGACCAACATGCAG GTGGGCAACCTGTTTGCAGCTCATCGCTCCACCATCATCACTATCTACGTTGGTGCCTTTGACTCTTCCGCAGCGGTGTTTCTCATCATTAAG GTTCTACATGAACAAGGCATCTCATTGCACACCTCTTTCCTCGTTATGTCCTTGTGCTCCATAATACATGTTGTGCGGACGCTCATTCTGATGCCCAGGACACGGATCCCTTACCCCATCCCACAATACTACACCTATGG ATTGAAATGCGCAAAAAGCAACCCCGACAACGTGGAACAGACGATAGGTGATGAAGCCCCGCCAGTTTCAAGCAAGCAAAATTACAGGATGAACTCATCCGAGGATGAGACACAACTCAATAGGCCTGCAGAAG TGCCAAGTTTCAAGAGCTGCGTGCTGTCCTGGTTCTTCATGTGCCACTTGTTATGGTTGTCCATCATGCAACTGAGGCATTACCTCTTCATCAGCACCCTCAATCCCATGCTCGTCcgcctggcagaaaatgacGCCAGCCTGG TGAGTCACTACACCAATGCCTTTGCCATGACACAGTTGTGTGCTGTGTTGTGTGCACCCTGGAATGGACTCATACTGGACAGACACAAGGGAAAGCCACTTGCTCCTG GAGAAACAGAGCAGGATGCAGACCTGCGCTCATCCATGCTGTCACTGTTCCTGACCGCCCTGCAGTGCCTTCTCttttccttgtgtgtctccaTTCCCTCCCTGCCTTTGCAGTACTTCACCTTTGTTCTCCAAGTCATTAATCGCTCCTTCATCTACGGGGGAAATGCAGCCTTCATTAACATTGC TTTTCCAGCTTGTCACTTTGGGAAGCTGTATGGCCTTATTATGTCTACGTCGGCGGTAATATCACTACTTCAGTACCCCTGCTTTGCGTTGGTAAAAGGACCTCTTGGTGGAGATCCTTTTTAT GTGGACGTTGCCCTCACTCTGACCACTCTGCTGGTGTTCATCCATCCTTTGTATGTCTTTATTCACTGTAGGAAATCAGCCCATCTCAGGAAGAACAGACAAACTGTCACATTTGATGCCAAATTGCCTGATGAGTCAACATAA